A genome region from Labilibaculum antarcticum includes the following:
- the rpsR gene encoding 30S ribosomal protein S18: MAQNQSEIRYLTPPSVEIKKKKYCRFKKNKIKFIDYKDPEFLRKFLNEQGKILPRRITGTSLKYQRKVATAVKRSRHLALLPYVTDMMK; the protein is encoded by the coding sequence ATGGCACAGAATCAATCAGAAATTAGATATTTAACCCCTCCATCGGTTGAGATCAAAAAGAAAAAGTATTGTCGTTTTAAAAAGAACAAAATTAAATTCATCGATTATAAAGATCCTGAATTTTTGAGAAAGTTCTTAAACGAGCAAGGTAAAATTTTACCTCGTCGTATCACTGGTACTTCATTGAAATACCAAAGAAAAGTAGCTACAGCTGTTAAACGTTCTCGTCACTTGGCATTGCTACCATACGTAACTGACATGATGAAATAA
- the rpsF gene encoding 30S ribosomal protein S6 has translation MLNHYETVFIVTPVLSEAQVKEAVEKFKALVIENGGEMVNEENWGLRKLAYPIQKKSTGFYQLLQFDAPGDVIEKLELNYRRDERVIRFLTFKLDKHAFEYSIKRKGKLKSNKEEK, from the coding sequence ATGTTGAATCATTATGAAACCGTTTTCATTGTAACTCCCGTTTTATCTGAGGCTCAGGTAAAGGAGGCGGTAGAAAAATTTAAAGCCCTTGTCATCGAGAATGGTGGCGAGATGGTTAATGAGGAGAACTGGGGACTGCGCAAGTTGGCTTATCCAATTCAAAAGAAAAGCACTGGTTTTTACCAATTGCTTCAATTTGATGCTCCAGGCGACGTTATCGAAAAATTGGAATTAAATTACAGACGTGATGAAAGAGTCATTCGTTTTTTAACTTTCAAACTTGACAAGCACGCTTTTGAGTATTCTATTAAAAGAAAAGGAAAACTTAAATCTAACAAAGAGGAGAAGTAA